From a region of the Xanthomonas rydalmerensis genome:
- the fliE gene encoding flagellar hook-basal body complex protein FliE: protein MSDSISSILSQIRSYQGQVGQAAQTRVGDVGRSNAIEGLTGNQGVQGPSFTETLRNAIGGVNEAQQKSGDLAKAFELGDPSADLAKVMLAAQQSQVAFRATVEVRNRLVQAYQDVMNMPL, encoded by the coding sequence ATGAGCGACTCCATCAGCTCCATCCTTTCGCAGATCCGCAGCTATCAGGGCCAGGTCGGCCAGGCAGCGCAGACGCGGGTGGGCGATGTCGGCCGCAGCAATGCGATCGAAGGCCTGACCGGCAACCAGGGCGTGCAGGGCCCGAGCTTCACCGAGACCCTGCGTAACGCGATCGGCGGCGTGAACGAGGCCCAGCAGAAGTCCGGCGACCTCGCCAAGGCCTTCGAACTGGGCGACCCCAGCGCGGATCTGGCCAAGGTGATGCTGGCCGCACAACAGTCCCAGGTGGCGTTTCGCGCTACCGTGGAAGTCCGCAACCGACTCGTCCAGGCGTATCAGGACGTGATGAACATGCCGCTGTAA
- the fliG gene encoding flagellar motor switch protein FliG, which translates to MNGTQRAAVLLLSLGEADAAEVLKHMDPKEVQKIGIAMATLSGISRDQVDKVMEEFNAELGSKTSLGVGADDYIRNVLVQALGADKAGSLIDRILLGRNTTGLDTLKWMDPRAIADLVRNEHPQIIAIVMAHLDNDQAAEALKLLPERTRADVLMRIATLDGIPPHALNELNEIMERQFSGNQNLKSSNVGGVKVAANILNFLDSGADQGVLAAISKIDADLGSRIQDLMFVFDNLVELDDRGLQTMLREVSGDRLGLALRGADIKVRDKITKNMSQRAAEILLEDMEARGPVRLADVEAAQKEILAIVRRLADEGVISLGGGGAEAMV; encoded by the coding sequence ATGAACGGGACCCAGCGCGCCGCCGTGCTGCTGCTGTCGCTCGGCGAGGCCGACGCGGCCGAGGTGCTCAAGCACATGGACCCCAAGGAGGTGCAGAAGATCGGCATCGCCATGGCGACGCTGAGCGGCATCTCGCGCGACCAGGTCGACAAGGTCATGGAAGAGTTCAACGCCGAGCTGGGCAGCAAGACCTCGCTGGGCGTGGGCGCCGACGACTACATCCGCAACGTGCTGGTGCAGGCGCTGGGCGCCGACAAGGCCGGCAGCCTGATCGACCGCATCCTGCTGGGCCGCAACACCACCGGCCTGGACACGCTGAAGTGGATGGATCCGCGCGCGATCGCCGACCTGGTGCGCAACGAGCATCCGCAGATCATCGCTATCGTGATGGCGCACCTGGACAACGACCAGGCCGCCGAGGCGCTGAAGCTGCTGCCCGAGCGCACCCGCGCCGACGTGCTGATGCGCATCGCCACCCTCGACGGCATCCCGCCGCACGCGCTCAACGAACTCAACGAGATCATGGAGCGGCAGTTCTCCGGCAACCAGAACCTGAAGTCCTCGAACGTGGGCGGGGTCAAGGTCGCGGCGAACATCCTCAACTTCCTGGACAGCGGCGCCGACCAGGGTGTGCTGGCGGCGATCAGCAAGATCGACGCCGACCTGGGCAGCCGCATCCAGGACCTGATGTTCGTGTTCGACAACCTGGTGGAGCTGGACGACCGCGGGCTGCAGACCATGCTGCGCGAGGTCAGCGGCGACCGCCTCGGCCTGGCCCTGCGCGGCGCCGACATCAAGGTGCGCGACAAGATCACCAAGAACATGTCCCAGCGCGCCGCCGAGATCCTGCTCGAAGACATGGAAGCGCGCGGCCCGGTGCGCCTGGCCGACGTGGAGGCCGCGCAGAAGGAGATCCTGGCGATCGTGCGGCGTCTGGCCGATGAGGGCGTGATCAGCCTCGGCGGCGGTGGTGCGGAGGCCATGGTATGA
- the fliF gene encoding flagellar basal-body MS-ring/collar protein FliF yields MALAISKDTFSSEKAGAWFDRLQSLQLTRRIGLMAMIAVAVAAGLFVFFWSQKPAYTPLYTGLDEKGTAEATDLLRTAQIPFKLDQATGAITVPEDKLYDARLKLAGSGLTDNGNMGFEVMEKDPGFGVSQFVENARYQHALETELARTISSLRPVREARVHLAIPKPSAFTRQREAASASVVLELRGGTTLERNQVDAIVNMVASSIPDLAPDRVTVVDQSGRMLTIADPNSDAALNAAQFDQVRRQESAYNQRIRELLEPMTGPGRVNPEVNVDMDFSVVEEARELYNGDPPKLRSEQVSDSSTQTGGPQGAPGATSNSPGSAPGQPGATGAPPAPGTAGTQQAAAATPTESSKSATRNYELDRTLQHTRQPAGRIKRVSVAVLVDHVMRPGAKGKMTEQALSAAELTRIEGLVKQAVGFNAERGDTVSVMNAPFVRTAPEAEDKPGWWEDPRVMNGLRLVLGAAVVLALLFGVLRPALRQIAGPAPAAAVGHDRDGNEPRDAKLSMLDDDNPLLPSLGEDTASLSGGSGGNPAIALPDAYEERLRQAREAVKQDSKRVAQVVKGWVASEA; encoded by the coding sequence ATGGCGCTTGCGATCAGCAAAGACACTTTCAGCAGCGAAAAGGCGGGCGCCTGGTTCGACCGCCTGCAGAGCCTGCAGCTCACCCGCCGCATCGGCCTGATGGCGATGATCGCGGTGGCGGTGGCGGCCGGCCTGTTCGTGTTCTTCTGGTCGCAGAAGCCGGCCTACACCCCGCTGTACACCGGCCTGGACGAGAAAGGCACGGCCGAGGCCACCGACCTGCTGCGCACCGCGCAGATCCCGTTCAAGCTCGACCAGGCCACCGGCGCGATCACCGTGCCGGAGGACAAGCTGTACGACGCGCGGCTGAAGCTGGCCGGCTCCGGCCTGACCGACAACGGCAACATGGGTTTCGAGGTGATGGAGAAGGATCCCGGCTTCGGGGTCAGCCAGTTCGTGGAGAACGCGCGCTACCAGCACGCCCTGGAAACCGAACTGGCCCGCACCATCTCCAGCCTGCGCCCGGTGCGCGAGGCGCGGGTGCACCTGGCCATTCCCAAGCCGAGCGCGTTCACCCGCCAGCGCGAGGCCGCCAGCGCCTCGGTGGTGCTGGAACTGCGTGGCGGCACCACCCTGGAACGCAACCAGGTCGATGCGATCGTCAACATGGTCGCCTCCAGCATCCCCGACCTGGCACCGGATCGCGTCACCGTGGTCGACCAGAGCGGGCGCATGCTGACCATCGCCGACCCCAACAGCGACGCCGCGCTCAACGCCGCCCAGTTCGATCAGGTGCGCCGCCAGGAAAGCGCCTACAACCAGCGCATCCGCGAACTGCTGGAGCCGATGACCGGCCCGGGCCGGGTCAACCCGGAAGTGAACGTGGACATGGACTTCTCGGTGGTCGAGGAAGCGCGCGAGCTGTACAACGGCGACCCGCCGAAGCTGCGCAGCGAGCAGGTCAGCGACAGCAGCACCCAGACCGGCGGCCCGCAGGGCGCGCCGGGCGCGACCAGCAACTCGCCGGGCAGCGCGCCGGGCCAGCCGGGCGCCACTGGCGCTCCGCCTGCACCGGGCACGGCCGGCACCCAACAAGCCGCCGCCGCGACGCCGACCGAGAGCTCCAAGAGCGCCACCCGCAACTACGAACTGGACCGTACCCTGCAGCACACCCGGCAGCCGGCCGGGCGCATCAAGCGCGTCTCGGTGGCGGTGCTGGTGGACCACGTGATGCGTCCCGGCGCCAAGGGCAAGATGACCGAGCAGGCGCTCAGCGCCGCCGAGCTGACCCGCATCGAAGGCCTGGTCAAGCAGGCGGTGGGCTTCAACGCCGAACGTGGCGACACCGTCTCGGTGATGAACGCACCGTTCGTGCGCACGGCGCCGGAAGCGGAAGACAAGCCCGGTTGGTGGGAAGATCCGCGGGTGATGAACGGCCTGCGCCTGGTGCTGGGTGCGGCGGTGGTGCTGGCGCTGCTGTTCGGCGTGCTGCGCCCGGCGCTGCGCCAGATCGCCGGTCCCGCGCCGGCCGCGGCGGTCGGCCACGACCGCGACGGCAACGAACCGCGCGATGCCAAGCTGTCGATGCTCGACGACGACAACCCGCTGCTGCCGTCGCTGGGCGAGGACACCGCCAGCCTCAGCGGCGGCAGCGGCGGCAACCCCGCCATCGCCCTGCCCGACGCCTACGAGGAACGGTTGCGCCAGGCCCGCGAAGCGGTCAAACAAGATTCCAAGCGCGTGGCGCAGGTCGTGAAGGGATGGGTCGCCAGTGAAGCCTGA
- a CDS encoding FliH/SctL family protein: MNGNVVRWLAPELDAPPLSAAQPYEDVLPDEPVLRPPSLEEIQAIEAAAQHEGFERGHAEGLAQGQAEIRRLTAQIDGILDNFSRPLARLENEVVGALGELAVRIAGSLVGRAYQADPVLLSELVAEALDAVGGARRDVEVRLHPDDIAALTPLLTMMDQGIRLVPDLSLSRGDLRVHAESVRIDGTLEARLRAALETVMRKSGAGL, from the coding sequence ATGAACGGCAACGTGGTGCGCTGGCTGGCGCCGGAACTCGATGCCCCGCCGTTGTCGGCGGCGCAGCCGTACGAAGACGTGCTGCCGGACGAGCCGGTGCTGCGCCCGCCGAGCCTGGAGGAGATCCAGGCGATCGAGGCCGCGGCCCAGCACGAAGGCTTCGAACGCGGCCACGCCGAGGGCCTGGCCCAGGGCCAGGCCGAGATCCGCCGGCTGACCGCGCAGATCGACGGCATCCTGGACAACTTCTCGCGGCCGCTGGCGCGGCTGGAGAACGAAGTGGTCGGCGCACTCGGCGAACTGGCCGTGCGCATCGCCGGCAGCCTGGTCGGCCGCGCCTACCAGGCCGACCCGGTGCTGCTGTCGGAACTGGTGGCCGAGGCGCTGGACGCGGTCGGCGGCGCGCGCCGCGACGTCGAGGTGCGCCTGCACCCGGACGACATCGCCGCGCTGACCCCGTTGCTGACGATGATGGACCAGGGCATCCGGCTGGTGCCGGACCTGAGCCTGAGCCGTGGCGACCTGCGCGTGCACGCCGAATCGGTGCGCATCGACGGCACCCTCGAAGCGCGCCTGCGCGCGGCCCTGGAGACGGTGATGCGCAAGTCCGGAGCCGGCCTGTGA